One Glycine max cultivar Williams 82 chromosome 3, Glycine_max_v4.0, whole genome shotgun sequence DNA window includes the following coding sequences:
- the LOC100795649 gene encoding putative pentatricopeptide repeat-containing protein At5g37570, with translation MSILVSKATAGMQMQAFPVIPIPTSTSMRSISHSSPFRLHSAASITTLLKACKKREHLEQVHACIIHRGLEQDHFLVFLFISRAHTLLSTLSYASSVFHRVLAPSTVLWNTLIKSHCQKNLFSHTLSAFARMKAHGALPDSFTYPSVIKACSGTCKAREGKSLHGSAFRCGVDQDLYVGTSLIDMYGKCGEIADARKVFDGMSDRNVVSWTAMLVGYVAVGDVVEARKLFDEMPHRNVASWNSMLQGFVKMGDLSGARGVFDAMPEKNVVSFTTMIDGYAKAGDMAAARFLFDCSLEKDVVAWSALISGYVQNGLPNQALRVFLEMELMNVKPDEFILVSLMSASAQLGHLELAQWVDSYVSKICIDLQQDHVIAALLDMNAKCGNMERALKLFDEKPRRDVVLYCSMIQGLSIHGRGEEAVNLFNRMLMEGLTPDEVAFTVILTACSRAGLVDEGRNYFQSMKQKYCISPLPDHYACMVDLLSRSGHIRDAYELIKLIPWEPHAGAWGALLGACKLYGDSELGEIVANRLFELEPLNAANYVLLSDIYAAAERWIDVSLVRSKMRERRVRKIPGSSKI, from the coding sequence ATGTCCATTTTGGTCTCAAAAGCTACTGCGGGAATGCAAATGCAGGCTTTCCCTGTCATTCCCATTCCAACTTCCACTTCCATGCGTTCAATCTCTCACTCCTCTCCTTTCCGTCTTCATTCAGCTGCAAGCATCACCACCCTCCTCAAAGCCTGCAAGAAACGTGAACACCTCGAACAAGTGCACGCGTGCATCATCCATCGCGGCCTCGAGCAAGACCACTTCCTCGTTTTCCTCTTCATTTCCCGCGCGCACACCCTCCTCTCCACTCTCTCCTACGCCTCCTCCGTCTTCCACCGCGTTCTCGCCCCTTCCACCGTCCTCTGGAACACTCTCATCAAATCCCACTGCCAAAAGAATCTCTTTTCCCACACCCTCTCCGCCTTCGCTCGCATGAAGGCACATGGGGCACTCCCCGATAGCTTCACCTACCCTTCTGTCATTAAGGCCTGTTCCGGCACGTGCAAGGCAAGGGAGGGAAAATCGCTTCATGGCTCCGCGTTCCGGTGCGGCGTCGACCAGGATCTCTACGTGGGCACCAGTTTGATCGACATGTATGGGAAGTGCGGGGAGATTGCTGATGCTCGTAAGGTGTTTGATGGAATGTCTGACAGGAATGTGGTTTCCTGGACTGCTATGCTTGTTGGGTACGTTGCTGTTGGGGATGTTGTTGAGGCCAGGAAGCTGTTTGATGAGATGCCTCACAGAAATGTGGCTTCTTGGAACTCAATGTTGCAGGGCTTTGTGAAAATGGGGGATTTGAGCGGTGCTAGAGGCGTGTTTGACGCAATGCCTGAGAAGAATGTTGTTTCTTTCACCACCATGATTGATGGGTATGCCAAGGCTGGTGACATGGCGGCGGCGAGGTTCTTGTTTGATTGTTCTCTGGAGAAGGATGTTGTTGCTTGGTCTGCTTTGATATCAGGTTATGTCCAGAATGGGCTGCCTAATCAGGCGTTGCGAGTGTTTCTCGAGATGGAATTGATGAATGTGAAGCCTGATGAGTTTATATTGGTTAGCTTGATGTCGGCTTCCGCACAGTTGGGTCATTTAGAACTTGCTCAGTGGGTTGATTCTTATGTAAGCAAGATCTGTATTGATCTTCAGCAGGACCATGTAATTGCAGCGCTTTTGGATATGAATGCAAAGTGTGGAAACATGGAAAGGGCGTTGAAATTGTTTGATGAAAAACCTAGGCGAGATGTAGTCTTGTATTGTTCGATGATACAAGGGTTGTCAATTCATGGACGCGGTGAAGAGGCCGTGAATCTGTTTAACAGGATGCTGATGGAAGGGCTAACTCCGGATGAGGTGGCCTTCACAGTCATCCTCACAGCTTGTAGTCGTGCTGGGCTTGTTGATGAGGGACGGAACTACTTCCAGTCCATGAAGCAAAAATACTGCATTAGTCCATTGCCTGATCACTATGCATGTATGGTGGATCTTCTAAGCCGGTCAGGGCACATAAGGGATGCTTATgaacttataaaattaatccCCTGGGAGCCTCATGCTGGAGCCTGGGGTGCACTTCTTGGGGCATGTAAACTATACGGTGATTCAGAGTTGGGAGAGATTGTTGCTAATCGACTTTTTGAGCTTGAGCCTCTAAATGCAGCTAATTATGTGCTGTTGTCCGACATCTATGCAGCAGCAGAGCGATGGATAGATGTTTCCCTTGTGAGAAGTAAGATGAGGGAAAGGAGAGTGCGGAAGATACCTGGTTCCAGTAAAATTTAG